Proteins encoded together in one Amblyomma americanum isolate KBUSLIRL-KWMA chromosome 1, ASM5285725v1, whole genome shotgun sequence window:
- the LOC144105376 gene encoding uncharacterized protein LOC144105376, with translation MSSHGAAIAAVAGRGNRFASDADKDYEIVLPTLPTGRVVLNTVFLHGDVRARPYRVEDFRDALANAGALPDVVALGAYQINHVWAVTFSTADAAKKLAATKELEVKGRRCIVFDPEDHQVKLRLHWMLHGVADEDIRTAFAAFGNVTEVTRERWRVAGMKEKGSTTRTVLLKLKPGVKVDDLPHQVRVAGELALVVVPGRPMQCLRCGGTGHVRRDCKVPRCSKCRRYGHSEADCVRTYASATGHVAASVSAELMDVVEAEEAASGADDTGKAEGVAVQPAVASSNTDTAVAQESGSPATDPSSTPVETPKDGASSSVHVERKAASESHDEKDDSRMNVGVTTPAKRPHAETKADGEKAAEPSVGEPPAKTPQARRAGLRPRPKVPAENRGGDKAPPDQEHVLAPDDTGGDGIV, from the coding sequence atgagctcccacggagcggcgatagcggccgttgccggccgcggaaacaggtttgcCAGCGACGCTGATAAGGATTACGAGATCGTCCTGCCTACCctgcctaccggacgtgtggttttaaacacGGTTTTTCTGCACGGGGACGTGCGTGCGAGACCCTACAGGGTCGAAGACTTCAgggacgccctcgccaacgctggtgcgctccccgacgtcgtggcgttgggggcgtaccagATAAACCACGTGTGGGCGGTGACCTTCAGCACCGCTGACGCCGCAAAGAAACTGGCCGCCACGAAGGAGCTGGAAGTCAAGGGACGCCGCTGCATTGTTTTCGATCCAGAAGACCACCAGGTAAAGCTGCGCCTCCACTGGATGCTTCACGGCGTCGCCGACGAGGACATCCGTACGGCATTCGCGGCGTTCGGCAACGTGACCGAGGTCACccgggagcgttggcgcgtcgCCGGCATGAAGGAGAAGGGGTCCACCACGAGGACCGTGCTTCTGAAACTGAAGCCAGGTGTGAAGGTGGACGACCTGCCCCACCAGGTACGAGTCGCTGGCGAGTTGGCTCTCGTGGTGGTTCCCGGGCGGCCGATGCAGTGCCTTCGTTGCGGCGGCACGGGGCACGTTCGCCGCGATTGCAAGgtgcccaggtgttcgaaatgccGGCGCTATGGACACTCGGAGGCTGACTGCGTTCGTACCTACGCGTCGGCCACCGGGCATGTAGCAGCGAGCGTCTCCGCAGAACTGATGGACGTCGTCGAAGCAGAGGAGGCAGCGAGCGGTGCCGACGACACGGGCAAAGCGGAgggggtggcggtgcagccagcTGTTGCGAGTAGCAACACCGACACGGCTGTGGCTCAGGAGAGCGGGTCGCCAGCTACTGACCCATCTTCGACGCCTGTGGAAACGCCCAAAGATGGAGCGAGCTCGTCCGTGCACGTGGAACGGAAGGCCGCCAGCGAGAGCCACGACGAAAAGGACGACTCCCGCATGAACGTCGGCGTGACTACACCTGCGAAGCGGCcacacgccgagaccaaggccgaCGGGGAGAAGGCAGCGGAGCCCAGCGTCGGGGAACCGCCGGCAAAGACGCCCCAAGCACGACGGGCCGGTCTGAGACCGCGCCCAAAAGTGCCGGCTGAGAATCGTGGCGGCGACAAGGCGCCTCCTGACCAGGAGCACGTGCTCGCGCCGGATGACACCGGCGGCGACGGCATCGTCTAG
- the LOC144127727 gene encoding uncharacterized protein LOC144127727 — translation MAMSSAVLIMMLTLHQLYFMTLLMSWISFHNMLLSAAVIHYRARCQRIRSISNSRTPLTAGWSVHEVAVMYGLESLAPPSKRRMWMKNRSSDWWDNIVCSNFDDGEWKENFRMSRVNFCELVAALAPFMSPECNYVREPVPVDKRIAIALYKLASCCVYRVVANQFGIHKSTVLKFLYLFCITEVL, via the exons ATGGCCATGTCGTCTGCTGTTTTGATTATGATGCTCACTCTCCATCAGCTTTATTTCATGACCCTTTTGATGTCATGGATAAGCTTTCATAATATGCTTCTCTCTGCCGCGGTGATTCATTACCGGGCTCGTTGTCAACGTATACGGAGTATATCAAACAGCCGAACACCGCTCACCGCCGGTTGGTCCGTCCACGAAGTCGCCGTCATGTATG GACTGGAATCCTTGGCACCACCATCAAAGCGGCGCATGTGGATGAAGAACAGAAGTAGTGATTGGTGGGACAATATTGTTTGCTCCAACTTTGACGATGGTGAATGGAAAGAAAACTTCAGAATGTCACGGGTAAATTTCTGTGAATTGGTTGCTGCCCTTGCTCCATTTATGTCACCAGAATGTAATTACGTTCGAGAGCCAGTGCCAGTTGACAAAAGAATTGCAATTGCACTGTACAAACTGGCTAGCTGTTGTGTGTACCGAGTAGTTGCAAATCAGTTCGGAATTCACAAAAGCACTGTGCTgaaatttttgtaccttttctGCATTACC GAGGTTCTCTGA